Proteins found in one Methanospirillum hungatei JF-1 genomic segment:
- a CDS encoding precorrin-8X methylmutase, with product MSSNYTDIGADTPEGYAISRTSRELARKTIGDAGPLDRIRQRCSIAVGDFAMADLMRFQGDPVRAGLNALQEGAPIYTDIRMVQTGIQKKGHKSQVSCILDTLSSPDTGGKTRTSAALMSLGEHLSGSIVVIGNAPSALLVLCDLIQKGIKPALVIGTPVGFVNAAESKELLRTLDIPSISNEGTRGGTPVAVAAMNEIITMFVEVSGTVG from the coding sequence CCGGAGGGGTATGCCATTTCGCGAACATCACGGGAGCTGGCCAGAAAGACCATCGGAGATGCAGGACCCCTTGACCGGATTCGCCAGCGCTGCTCAATCGCAGTCGGTGACTTCGCAATGGCAGACCTGATGAGGTTTCAGGGTGATCCGGTACGTGCCGGCCTGAACGCTCTGCAAGAGGGAGCGCCGATATATACAGATATCAGGATGGTGCAGACCGGGATTCAAAAGAAAGGACACAAAAGTCAGGTGTCCTGTATCCTTGATACCCTTTCGTCACCAGATACCGGTGGAAAAACACGCACATCCGCAGCACTGATGTCACTTGGAGAACATTTGTCCGGATCCATCGTTGTGATTGGAAATGCCCCGTCAGCACTTCTGGTTCTCTGTGATCTGATTCAAAAAGGGATCAAACCTGCTCTTGTTATCGGAACGCCGGTTGGGTTTGTAAACGCCGCTGAGTCGAAAGAACTCCTTCGGACGCTGGACATTCCCTCAATCTCAAACGAAGGGACACGCGGGGGCACTCCGGTCGCTGTTGCCGCCATGAATGAGATCATCACCATGTTCGTCGAAGTGTCCGGAACCGTCGGGTAA
- a CDS encoding cobalt-precorrin-5B (C(1))-methyltransferase, whose amino-acid sequence MQDPVSGFIYPEEWISLCTDETERLLVSQGLAVLTSDGTIRRRGFTTGSSASAAAKASVLSLTKTGFDEVSILTPAGIRVQIPVTIARGTGECRKYSGDYPGDVTAGLVFTAEATPADSGTTLVFGEGIGRWSRDTPRYKTGDPAVSCQAMDEIKNAIEEAVQETGIPGVSVRIFAREGRIVAEKTLNQMVGVVGGISVLGTTGFVEPWDDHLEQTVCDRAVHAERVVLTTGRIGMRYARMLFPDHEVILAGSRLGTIIPHLTGEVIICGLPALVLKYINPVILEGTGFSTVEEFMTNDRFLPAMQTSFQIYKSAHPNVRIVVVNREGAIIGDSQ is encoded by the coding sequence ATGCAGGATCCGGTCAGCGGATTTATCTACCCGGAGGAGTGGATCTCTCTCTGTACAGACGAGACAGAGCGTCTTCTTGTCAGTCAGGGGCTTGCTGTCCTGACTTCAGATGGAACCATACGAAGGCGTGGGTTTACCACCGGTAGTTCTGCATCTGCTGCAGCCAAGGCATCGGTGCTCTCCCTTACAAAAACCGGATTCGATGAGGTATCAATCCTCACTCCAGCCGGGATACGTGTTCAGATCCCGGTCACAATTGCCAGGGGAACTGGAGAGTGCAGGAAATATTCCGGGGACTATCCGGGAGACGTCACTGCAGGACTGGTCTTTACAGCAGAAGCAACTCCCGCAGATTCAGGAACCACCCTTGTCTTTGGTGAGGGAATCGGGAGATGGAGTCGTGATACCCCCCGGTATAAAACCGGAGATCCGGCGGTCTCCTGCCAGGCCATGGATGAGATCAAAAACGCAATTGAGGAGGCTGTCCAGGAGACCGGGATTCCGGGTGTATCAGTCAGGATTTTCGCACGGGAGGGACGAATAGTTGCAGAAAAAACCCTGAACCAGATGGTCGGAGTCGTTGGTGGTATATCCGTGCTGGGGACAACCGGATTTGTTGAGCCCTGGGATGATCATCTGGAACAGACCGTCTGTGATCGGGCGGTTCATGCAGAACGGGTCGTACTTACCACCGGCAGAATTGGCATGCGATATGCCCGGATGTTATTCCCTGACCATGAAGTCATCCTTGCCGGGTCCAGGCTTGGTACTATCATCCCCCATCTTACCGGTGAAGTGATCATCTGTGGTCTCCCGGCTCTTGTATTAAAATATATAAATCCGGTAATTCTCGAGGGAACCGGTTTTTCAACCGTTGAAGAGTTCATGACCAACGACCGCTTTTTGCCGGCCATGCAGACATCTTTTCAGATCTATAAAAGCGCACACCCGAATGTTCGAATTGTCGTGGTAAACCGGGAAGGAGCAATCATCGGAGATTCTCAATGA
- a CDS encoding cobalt-precorrin-7 (C(5))-methyltransferase translates to MKIVGVGCGPGMLTRKAIQAIQSAHLIVGSERALDLVRDVLPSHAEIREIDDYKILRTLPEHAVILSTGDPMISGLGYLGGEVIPGISSVQLGAAKTGVTLTNLFLITAHGRDHDQAVNDCCEMISAKRKVCIIADPAFPISALGQKLTEVNPEAEIIICENLGYPDERITKGTAKNPPAVQGGMFILFITVS, encoded by the coding sequence ATGAAGATTGTTGGTGTCGGATGCGGACCTGGGATGCTGACCAGGAAAGCAATACAGGCAATACAATCTGCACACCTTATCGTTGGATCAGAACGGGCACTTGATCTGGTCAGGGATGTCCTTCCATCTCATGCAGAGATCAGAGAGATTGACGATTACAAGATACTCCGGACACTGCCCGAACACGCAGTCATACTCTCTACCGGGGATCCGATGATATCAGGGCTTGGGTATCTGGGCGGAGAGGTAATCCCCGGAATATCGTCCGTCCAGCTGGGGGCAGCAAAAACAGGCGTGACCCTGACAAATCTCTTTCTCATTACTGCCCATGGCAGGGATCATGATCAGGCAGTGAATGATTGTTGTGAAATGATAAGCGCGAAAAGAAAAGTGTGTATCATAGCCGACCCTGCTTTCCCGATCAGTGCATTAGGACAGAAACTGACTGAAGTTAACCCGGAAGCAGAGATCATCATCTGTGAAAACCTGGGATACCCGGATGAGCGTATAACAAAAGGAACGGCCAAAAACCCTCCTGCAGTTCAGGGAGGAATGTTCATTCTGTTTATAACAGTATCATGA
- a CDS encoding endonuclease III has protein sequence MDEFFDSADPASIDRFNAMLSEFYVKNRRPMPWRDEITPYRVVVSEIMLQQTQVPRVLKKFDEFIRIFPDFAALAQASLEDVLRAWQGLGYNRRAKYLLQIAQVIINRWDGIVPEDPAVLQTLPGIGAATAGSIVVFIYDRPVVFIETNVRRVFIHHFFQDRVGVSDMEIYPVLTWTLDHNHPREWYYSIMDYGTFLAGAIENPNRRSRHYAVQSKFSGSDREIRGRILKVLLAEGPVLGDLISQKIQSEEERTTRILGQMVDEGLLMRDGVLIRFPDNESRTP, from the coding sequence ATGGACGAATTTTTTGACTCTGCTGATCCTGCATCAATAGACCGGTTCAATGCAATGCTTTCAGAGTTTTATGTGAAGAACCGGCGCCCCATGCCCTGGAGGGATGAGATCACACCGTACCGGGTCGTTGTATCCGAGATCATGCTGCAGCAGACCCAGGTCCCCCGCGTCCTGAAAAAGTTTGATGAGTTTATCAGGATATTCCCTGATTTTGCGGCTCTTGCACAGGCATCACTTGAGGATGTCCTACGGGCATGGCAGGGTCTTGGTTATAATCGGCGGGCAAAATACCTTCTTCAGATTGCGCAGGTGATAATAAACCGGTGGGACGGAATTGTCCCTGAAGATCCTGCCGTATTACAGACTCTCCCTGGCATAGGCGCAGCAACAGCAGGATCAATCGTTGTGTTCATTTATGACCGCCCGGTAGTATTCATTGAAACAAATGTACGCCGGGTATTTATTCACCATTTTTTTCAGGACCGGGTGGGGGTATCTGATATGGAGATATATCCGGTGCTTACCTGGACCCTTGACCACAATCATCCCCGGGAATGGTATTACAGCATCATGGACTATGGGACATTTCTTGCGGGAGCTATAGAAAATCCGAACCGTCGGAGCAGGCATTATGCGGTGCAATCAAAGTTCTCCGGGAGTGATCGGGAGATCAGGGGCAGGATCCTGAAAGTATTGTTGGCTGAGGGCCCTGTATTGGGTGACCTCATCTCTCAGAAGATTCAGAGTGAGGAGGAGCGGACAACTAGGATCCTCGGGCAGATGGTAGATGAAGGCCTTTTGATGAGGGATGGAGTTCTGATCCGCTTTCCTGACAATGAAAGCCGGACTCCATAA
- a CDS encoding radical SAM protein, whose translation MTSPGYLTISRDLLISRIRAIQERSSPCVLCPRHCRAKRKTGELGFCRTGIHPHVASFGPHFGEEQPISGTCGSGTIFFTGCTMGCRFCQNYEISHERMGRELTKQDLAYIYLHLQALGCHNINLVTPTHQLPAILEALLIAMDAGLQIPLVYNTGGYEDIDTLRLLEGIIDIYMPDFKFADVKTGRILAHTPDYPQICKAALCEMHRQVGDLTLENGIATHGLLIRHLLLPGRGEESERIIRFIAEQISPNTWLNIMDQYRPAGDIRRFCSNEYSDLLRRVSDEEVARAIRIAQECGLTRGLEEENYTPGS comes from the coding sequence ATGACCAGCCCAGGGTACCTCACCATCTCCCGTGACCTTCTCATTTCCCGGATACGTGCTATTCAGGAACGTTCTTCACCATGTGTCCTTTGTCCCCGCCATTGCAGAGCCAAACGCAAAACAGGAGAACTTGGATTTTGCAGGACCGGTATCCATCCCCATGTTGCCTCATTCGGTCCGCATTTCGGCGAAGAACAGCCAATATCAGGAACCTGTGGATCAGGGACCATCTTTTTTACCGGATGCACCATGGGATGCAGGTTCTGCCAGAACTATGAGATCAGCCATGAGCGGATGGGGAGAGAACTCACAAAGCAGGATCTTGCATACATCTATCTCCATCTTCAGGCACTAGGATGTCATAATATCAACCTGGTCACCCCGACTCACCAGCTCCCGGCTATCCTTGAAGCACTTCTGATCGCAATGGATGCCGGGCTTCAGATCCCACTTGTCTACAACACGGGCGGATATGAAGACATTGACACACTCAGGCTTCTGGAAGGAATCATCGATATCTATATGCCGGATTTCAAATTTGCCGACGTAAAGACGGGAAGAATACTGGCACATACACCTGATTACCCACAGATTTGTAAGGCAGCCCTGTGTGAGATGCATCGTCAGGTCGGTGACCTTACCCTTGAGAACGGAATTGCAACACACGGGCTTCTTATCCGTCACCTTCTCCTCCCCGGACGCGGTGAAGAATCAGAGAGAATTATCCGGTTCATTGCCGAACAGATCTCCCCGAATACATGGCTTAATATCATGGACCAGTACAGGCCGGCAGGAGATATCAGGAGATTCTGTTCAAACGAGTATTCTGATCTTCTCCGTCGGGTATCAGACGAAGAAGTGGCCAGGGCAATCAGGATTGCACAAGAGTGTGGCCTTACCAGGGGCCTTGAGGAAGAGAATTATACACCAGGATCATGA
- a CDS encoding deoxyribodipyrimidine photo-lyase codes for MIQPERITSFNNQEPKGSYILYWMQSAVRTRYNHALEYAIERSNELKKPLIVVFCLDHSYPEATPVHYRFLWEGLQDVNRSLTERGIGFQILSGSPVDIIPRIADDACMMVTDQGWTRLQREWRQKVIDTAPCKVVIVETNLIVPVHVASPKEEWSAGTFRPKITRQLPAFLHPLICRHVQGESTDCEPFTGLPVGAEQQFTGKPLPEDTSTQFLPGGENAADHYLSAFLSETIDRYEATHNDPTAHATSYLSAYLHFGHISPLDIALRVMEHPGPGTNAFLEQLIVRRELSHNFVWYNPLYDHYEGLPEWTRKSLEKHRIDTREYSYTPADFEECRTHDRAWNAMQLSMIRTGYLHGYLRMYWGKKILEWTETPEDAYAIALYLNNRYELDGRDPNGYCGVAWCFGKHDRPWKERPVFGTIRYMNEAGLRRKFRLDGWVDRTLDLYS; via the coding sequence ATGATCCAGCCTGAACGCATTACTTCATTCAATAATCAGGAACCGAAGGGTTCGTACATCCTCTACTGGATGCAATCCGCAGTCAGGACCAGGTATAACCATGCCCTTGAATATGCGATCGAAAGATCGAACGAACTGAAAAAACCTCTCATCGTCGTCTTCTGTCTTGACCACTCCTATCCTGAGGCAACACCAGTTCATTACCGGTTTTTATGGGAGGGTCTTCAGGATGTGAATCGTTCTCTTACCGAGCGGGGAATCGGATTTCAAATCCTCTCCGGGAGTCCGGTTGATATCATTCCCCGGATTGCAGACGATGCATGCATGATGGTGACCGATCAGGGCTGGACCCGTCTTCAGCGGGAGTGGAGGCAAAAAGTCATTGATACCGCTCCCTGTAAGGTAGTAATTGTCGAGACCAACCTGATTGTACCGGTTCATGTTGCTTCACCAAAGGAAGAATGGTCGGCAGGAACATTCAGACCAAAGATTACCCGGCAACTTCCTGCCTTTCTGCACCCCCTCATCTGTCGGCATGTGCAGGGAGAATCGACGGACTGTGAACCATTCACAGGGCTCCCAGTCGGAGCAGAGCAGCAGTTTACAGGGAAACCTCTCCCAGAGGATACTTCTACTCAGTTCCTTCCCGGAGGAGAGAATGCTGCAGACCATTATCTCTCTGCATTTCTCTCCGAGACCATCGACCGGTACGAGGCCACTCATAATGATCCGACAGCCCATGCAACATCATATTTGAGCGCATACTTGCATTTCGGTCATATATCGCCGCTTGATATCGCCCTCCGGGTGATGGAACATCCCGGACCGGGAACAAATGCGTTTCTGGAACAACTCATCGTTCGTCGGGAGTTATCACACAATTTTGTCTGGTATAACCCCTTATATGACCACTATGAAGGCCTCCCGGAGTGGACAAGGAAGTCGCTTGAGAAGCATCGAATTGATACACGGGAATATTCATACACGCCGGCAGATTTTGAAGAGTGCAGGACTCACGATAGAGCATGGAATGCAATGCAACTCTCGATGATTCGAACCGGGTACCTGCATGGATACCTGCGGATGTACTGGGGAAAGAAGATCCTTGAATGGACTGAAACACCTGAAGATGCATATGCTATTGCGCTTTATCTCAATAACCGGTATGAACTGGACGGGCGTGACCCGAACGGATACTGCGGGGTTGCCTGGTGTTTTGGCAAACATGACCGACCATGGAAGGAGCGGCCGGTATTTGGAACCATCCGGTATATGAATGAGGCCGGACTCCGGCGGAAGTTCAGGCTGGATGGATGGGTAGATAGGACGCTCGATCTGTACTCATGA
- a CDS encoding type II toxin-antitoxin system HicB family antitoxin, with product MTCAYTGIIKKSGDFYIGLCLELNVASQGDNIEEATRMLQEACQEYLSFVKEEGIEDEIKPVSLDLLREFLIGDDGSSTSNDHLFSKKITISGPCAA from the coding sequence ATGACTTGTGCATACACGGGAATTATAAAAAAATCGGGAGATTTTTATATTGGTCTTTGTCTTGAACTCAATGTTGCAAGTCAGGGAGATAATATTGAGGAGGCAACCAGGATGCTTCAGGAAGCATGCCAGGAGTACCTTTCTTTTGTTAAAGAAGAAGGAATCGAAGATGAGATTAAGCCAGTCTCGTTGGACCTGCTCAGAGAATTTCTTATTGGAGACGATGGATCCTCTACCTCAAATGATCATCTGTTTTCTAAAAAAATAACAATCTCCGGTCCCTGTGCCGCATAA
- a CDS encoding DUF2283 domain-containing protein, producing the protein MKITIDSANEALYLRFHESAIMDSEEIQPGVILDYDEDNRIVGIELLNMSQQIISNIMKNFSIETK; encoded by the coding sequence ATGAAAATTACAATAGATTCTGCAAATGAGGCCCTTTATCTGAGATTTCATGAATCAGCGATTATGGATTCTGAAGAGATTCAACCAGGAGTAATCCTCGATTATGATGAAGATAACAGAATTGTTGGTATTGAGCTTCTGAATATGAGTCAGCAAATAATAAGCAATATTATGAAAAATTTCTCAATAGAGACAAAGTGA
- a CDS encoding DUF4258 domain-containing protein produces the protein MSNYCFSLHALSMAQERDISHEWIRKTIENPDYTELREDGTMHYISAIPERKGKFLRVIINPSVQPQRIITVFFDRRVQK, from the coding sequence ATGTCAAATTATTGTTTTTCTCTGCATGCTTTGTCTATGGCGCAAGAACGTGATATTTCTCATGAGTGGATTCGAAAAACAATTGAAAATCCTGATTATACTGAATTGAGAGAAGATGGGACGATGCATTATATTTCCGCAATACCAGAGAGGAAGGGGAAGTTTTTACGGGTAATTATCAACCCATCTGTTCAACCGCAGAGAATTATCACAGTGTTCTTTGATCGGAGGGTACAAAAATGA
- the mutL gene encoding DNA mismatch repair endonuclease MutL yields the protein MTNLAPVIQVLDESTVHLIAAGEVVDRPVSIVKELVENAIDAASSRITVELSTAHGVISRIRITDDGVGIPSDQVRIAFLAHATSKIRTGEDLLSCRTLGFRGEALASIAAVSYVTMITKPKESDTAILFRITGGEVVECTETGAPNGTSITVEEVFFNTPARRKFLKSLQTEVAHITSLLESFACLYPGITFRYLVNGIEKFSTHGGSDLSDIFRALYPSDAGMMIPIRGRDGNTLVTGLISLPKLVKQNRQRLLIAVNGRLVQSPAMVSAVKRAYGSLIPGNVWPVAVLMLEIPPAEVDANIHPTKREVRFSAERTILDLLVRTVRLALDDANLLDLPAAADEDAQISLSDIPSPAPAPIRYGAVAAAPVSRQVCEATLSGYRTTSRQLLQTRLQESADDATVRDERFPELFWIGQVGGTYIVASDKTGALFLIDQHAAHERVRYDQLKQQESLHLKTQELIAPVVLTLSPSEAGLIPSVLPVLTDEGFIIEPFGQDTWCVRGVPVVLGRYEDPETVREIIGTILSEDEGPVRLKEQVLRLVACRSAVKAGAVLTPEQGMDIINQLSQTADPWTCPHGRPTIISFSCQELGKMFKRI from the coding sequence ATGACCAACCTTGCCCCGGTCATCCAGGTCCTTGATGAATCAACCGTCCATCTGATCGCTGCCGGAGAAGTGGTGGATCGTCCGGTTTCCATCGTCAAAGAGCTGGTCGAGAATGCAATCGATGCAGCTTCATCCAGAATTACGGTGGAACTCTCTACAGCTCATGGCGTGATATCCCGCATCCGGATCACCGATGACGGGGTCGGAATCCCTTCTGATCAGGTCAGGATTGCCTTTCTTGCCCATGCCACGAGCAAGATCAGGACCGGTGAGGATCTGCTTTCCTGCCGGACGCTTGGGTTTCGGGGTGAGGCACTTGCAAGCATAGCGGCAGTCTCCTATGTGACGATGATAACAAAGCCGAAAGAGTCTGATACAGCAATCCTGTTTCGGATCACGGGGGGAGAGGTCGTCGAATGCACCGAGACAGGGGCACCGAACGGGACCTCGATAACCGTTGAAGAGGTGTTTTTCAATACACCGGCCAGGCGCAAGTTCCTGAAAAGCCTGCAGACAGAGGTTGCACACATCACATCCCTTCTTGAGTCATTTGCATGTCTGTATCCGGGTATCACCTTCCGGTACCTCGTAAACGGGATTGAAAAATTCTCAACTCATGGGGGGTCTGACCTTTCTGATATCTTCCGGGCACTCTATCCGTCTGATGCAGGGATGATGATCCCAATCCGCGGTAGGGATGGCAATACTCTCGTGACCGGTCTTATCTCCCTACCGAAACTGGTAAAGCAGAACAGACAACGGTTACTTATTGCCGTGAACGGTCGTCTTGTTCAGTCTCCTGCGATGGTCTCTGCGGTAAAACGGGCGTATGGATCCCTGATACCCGGCAATGTATGGCCGGTTGCGGTCCTGATGCTTGAAATCCCTCCGGCAGAAGTGGATGCAAATATCCATCCGACCAAGCGTGAGGTCAGATTTTCTGCAGAACGAACAATCCTTGATCTGCTTGTCCGGACTGTCAGACTGGCTCTTGATGATGCAAATCTGCTTGATCTCCCTGCCGCAGCGGATGAAGATGCACAGATCTCTCTCAGTGATATTCCTTCTCCGGCACCAGCTCCAATCCGGTATGGAGCTGTCGCAGCGGCTCCGGTTTCGAGGCAGGTGTGTGAAGCAACTCTTTCCGGGTACCGGACCACGTCACGTCAGCTTTTGCAGACACGGTTACAGGAGAGTGCCGATGATGCTACGGTCAGGGATGAACGGTTCCCCGAGCTCTTCTGGATTGGGCAGGTCGGCGGGACATATATTGTTGCAAGCGATAAGACTGGGGCATTATTTCTCATCGATCAGCATGCAGCCCATGAACGGGTCAGATATGATCAGTTAAAGCAGCAGGAGTCTTTGCACCTGAAAACCCAGGAACTGATTGCCCCGGTAGTGCTCACCCTCAGCCCCTCCGAAGCCGGGCTTATCCCGTCTGTTCTTCCGGTTCTCACCGATGAAGGGTTTATTATAGAGCCCTTTGGTCAGGATACCTGGTGTGTACGGGGTGTCCCGGTGGTCCTCGGAAGATATGAAGATCCAGAAACGGTCAGGGAGATAATCGGAACGATCCTCTCAGAAGACGAGGGGCCGGTTCGGTTAAAAGAACAGGTTCTCCGGCTGGTTGCATGCAGAAGTGCGGTCAAAGCAGGAGCGGTGCTCACCCCTGAACAGGGGATGGATATAATAAATCAACTGTCACAGACTGCCGATCCCTGGACCTGTCCACATGGCCGGCCGACGATAATTTCGTTCTCGTGTCAGGAATTAGGAAAAATGTTTAAAAGGATATAG
- the mutS gene encoding DNA mismatch repair protein MutS has product MSDPAAPKETGQKGIAEKPGKITPAMQQFYDAKQQYPDCVIFFRMGDFYETFCEDAQICARELDITLTSRGRMPDGQDIPLAGVPYHAVDTYLSRMISKGYKVAICEQVEDPKKAKGIVKRAVVRVVTPGTVIDAALLSTEQARYLMAVYPDQKKKRVGLSFIDISTGDFQFTEIPSQDMQDGIRSEAARYHPSECIIPAGAGEDLVRFLQSIVPLVSSQDSSLFAKASAEEVLCRQFTISNPEDLPCAGYVAGTIAAGAALAYAQKTQFDSLSHIRSVHRSDIGSHLVLDAVTLRNLEVLQNIRDRTEEGTLVATIDLTLTPMGRRLLRKRIAAPLLDPNVINRRLDAVSYFIDRSAVRHDVRTRIHRFPDLERIAGRISYGNASPRDLVTLAAANDAVKRLKTLFSTEDGIPDELSGAIAGIRDITPLADLITRAIVQDPPALIRKGGVIQDGYHEELDHLRTISRNGKQWIADLEQQEKERTGIKSLKIKYNAVFGYYIEITKANLASVPDDYERRQTTANGERYTVPALREMESQIATADERLQSLEEEIFRDIIEKASQEVPALQEIAQAIGKIDLYAGLAEVALKNQYVRPELVDEPTLLIRECRHPVVESSIGGGFVPNDAELSAGSDQILIITGANMAGKSTYMRSVALIIILAQMGSFVPATYARIGVVDRIFTRVGAFDDLASGQSTFMVEMMELATILNHATEKSLVILDEIGRGTSTLDGYCIAKAVLEHLHGKRSKGPRCLFATHFHEIVGIEADLKRVRNCHFAVKETDKDVIFLRKLVPGATDRSYGIHVAQLAGVPASVVSRSEELMKRIMSGEDPMGGGVKRYTQMILLDAGTEPVREAGPDPLREELRSLQVNEITPIQALSILADLQEKARHP; this is encoded by the coding sequence ATGAGTGATCCGGCAGCCCCGAAAGAAACCGGGCAAAAGGGAATTGCAGAAAAACCGGGGAAAATAACGCCGGCGATGCAACAATTTTACGATGCGAAACAGCAGTACCCGGACTGTGTCATCTTCTTTCGAATGGGTGATTTTTACGAGACATTCTGTGAGGACGCCCAGATTTGTGCCAGAGAACTTGATATCACCCTGACCTCACGGGGCAGGATGCCGGACGGTCAGGACATTCCGCTTGCAGGAGTACCGTACCATGCAGTGGATACCTACCTGTCCCGCATGATCAGTAAGGGATATAAAGTCGCTATCTGTGAACAGGTCGAGGATCCGAAAAAGGCAAAAGGGATAGTCAAAAGGGCAGTCGTCAGAGTTGTCACACCGGGGACCGTCATCGATGCCGCTCTTCTCTCAACCGAACAGGCACGATACCTGATGGCGGTGTATCCTGATCAGAAAAAGAAGCGGGTCGGTCTCTCTTTTATTGATATCTCAACCGGAGATTTTCAGTTTACCGAGATCCCCTCACAGGATATGCAGGATGGTATCCGTTCTGAAGCAGCACGGTATCATCCGTCGGAATGCATCATCCCTGCAGGGGCCGGTGAGGATCTGGTCAGATTCTTACAGAGTATCGTCCCGCTTGTATCATCCCAGGATTCCTCTTTGTTCGCGAAGGCATCTGCAGAGGAGGTTCTCTGCCGGCAGTTCACCATTTCAAATCCTGAGGATCTGCCCTGTGCCGGTTATGTGGCAGGAACCATCGCGGCAGGAGCTGCCCTGGCCTATGCCCAGAAGACCCAGTTTGATTCATTATCCCATATCAGGTCGGTCCACCGGTCGGATATCGGATCACATCTGGTCCTTGATGCCGTCACCTTACGAAATCTGGAGGTGCTGCAGAATATCCGGGACCGGACCGAAGAAGGAACCCTTGTTGCAACCATCGATCTGACCCTGACCCCGATGGGCCGCCGTCTCCTCCGCAAAAGGATTGCTGCACCCCTCCTGGATCCGAACGTAATAAACCGCCGGCTTGATGCGGTATCATACTTCATTGATCGGTCAGCTGTCAGACATGATGTCCGGACCCGCATCCACCGGTTCCCGGATCTTGAGCGGATTGCCGGGAGGATCAGTTATGGGAATGCAAGCCCCCGGGATCTGGTAACCCTTGCTGCAGCGAATGATGCGGTGAAGCGTCTCAAAACCCTCTTCTCTACAGAGGATGGTATTCCTGACGAACTATCCGGTGCAATCGCCGGTATCAGGGACATCACCCCTCTGGCCGATCTTATCACAAGAGCAATTGTCCAGGATCCACCAGCCCTTATCAGGAAAGGGGGGGTGATACAGGACGGGTATCATGAGGAACTTGATCACCTCCGGACTATCTCACGAAACGGGAAACAATGGATCGCAGACCTTGAGCAGCAGGAGAAGGAACGAACCGGGATAAAATCCCTGAAAATAAAATATAACGCAGTATTCGGGTACTACATCGAGATAACCAAGGCAAATCTTGCCAGTGTTCCGGATGATTATGAACGCCGCCAGACAACTGCAAACGGGGAGCGGTATACCGTCCCGGCACTTCGCGAGATGGAGTCCCAGATAGCAACGGCTGACGAGCGGCTGCAGAGTCTTGAAGAGGAGATTTTCAGGGATATCATCGAAAAGGCAAGTCAGGAGGTACCTGCTCTTCAGGAGATAGCCCAGGCGATCGGGAAGATTGACCTCTATGCAGGACTTGCCGAAGTAGCACTCAAAAACCAGTATGTCAGGCCCGAACTTGTCGATGAACCAACCCTTCTGATCCGTGAATGCCGTCATCCGGTGGTGGAGAGCAGTATTGGCGGGGGTTTTGTTCCGAACGATGCTGAGCTCTCGGCAGGATCGGACCAGATCCTGATCATCACCGGGGCCAATATGGCCGGAAAGTCAACCTATATGCGGAGCGTGGCCCTGATCATCATTCTTGCCCAGATGGGAAGTTTTGTCCCGGCTACGTATGCCAGGATCGGGGTCGTTGATCGGATATTTACCAGGGTCGGGGCATTTGATGATCTTGCCTCCGGACAGAGTACCTTTATGGTTGAGATGATGGAGCTTGCAACCATTCTCAACCATGCTACAGAGAAAAGCCTTGTCATATTGGATGAGATCGGCAGAGGGACCAGCACGCTTGACGGGTACTGTATCGCAAAAGCTGTCCTTGAGCACCTTCATGGAAAGAGGTCCAAGGGGCCGCGATGTCTTTTTGCGACCCATTTCCATGAGATAGTCGGGATAGAAGCCGACCTTAAACGGGTCCGTAACTGTCATTTCGCGGTAAAGGAGACGGACAAGGACGTCATATTCCTCCGGAAACTGGTGCCCGGCGCAACCGACCGGAGTTATGGTATTCATGTGGCCCAGCTTGCCGGTGTTCCGGCTTCGGTGGTGAGCAGGTCTGAAGAGCTGATGAAACGGATTATGAGCGGGGAGGATCCGATGGGCGGTGGTGTCAAGCGGTACACCCAGATGATTCTTCTTGATGCCGGGACAGAGCCGGTCAGGGAGGCCGGGCCGGATCCTCTGCGGGAAGAACTCCGCTCACTTCAGGTCAATGAGATTACACCAATACAGGCACTTAGTATCCTTGCCGATCTGCAGGAGAAGGCACGACATCCATGA